One Myripristis murdjan chromosome 17, fMyrMur1.1, whole genome shotgun sequence DNA segment encodes these proteins:
- the LOC115374675 gene encoding tripartite motif-containing protein 16-like: MAQRGIQLDSAKFCCSICLDLLKDPVTIPCGHSYCMSCIKDCWDGEEHKEIYSCPQCRQTFTPRPVLVKSTILADIVEELRNAGLDAAPPDLCYAGPGDVACDFCPGRKLKALKSCLVCLVSYCEHHLQPHYDIAQLKKHKLVEATVKLQENICSNHDEVMKIFCRTDQQCICYLCSMDEHKGHNTVSAAAERKERQKELGVSRQKIQQRIQDTEKDVKVLQQEVEEINRSADKAVEDSEEIFTELITLMEKRRSDVKQQIRSQQKEEVSRAEEAQEKLKQEIAELRRKDAELEQLSHTEDHIHFLQNYPSLSCLSESTDSPSNNIRPLSYFEDVTAAVSELREKLQDLLSEEWSKISLTVTGVDVLLPQPEPKTRDEFLQYSCHITLDPNTAHTRLSLSEENRKATLKGKEQSYPSHPDRFTKLCHVLSRESLTGHCYWEVEWKGEVSIAVSYQDISRTGIWDACVFGRPVSSRVGVYLDHRAGILSFYSVSETMTLLHRVQTTFTQPLHAGVWLYDNGDTAEFCELK; encoded by the exons ATGGCACAGCGAGGAATTCAGCTTGACTcggcaaagttttgctgttcgatctgtctggatctgctgaaggatccggtgactattccctgtggacacagctactgcatgagctgtattaaagactgctgggatggagaggagcacaaggaaatctacagctgcccgcagtgcagacaaaccttcacaccaaggcctgtcctggtgaaaaGTACCATTTTAGCAGATATAGTGGAGGAACTGAGAAATGCAGGACTCgatgctgctcctcctgatctctgctacgctggacctggagatgtggcctgtgatttctgccctgggaggaaactgaaagccctcaagtcctgtctggtgtgtctAGTCTCTTACTGTGAGCACCATCTCCAGCCTCACTATGATATCGCTcaattaaagaaacacaagctggtcGAAGCCACCGTcaagcttcaggagaacatctgctctaatcatgatgaggtgatgaagattttctgccgtactgatcagcagtgtatctgctatctctgctccatggatgaacataaaggccataacacagtctcagctgcagcagaaaggaaagagaggcagaaagagctcGGGGTGAGTCGGCagaaaatccagcagagaatccaggacacagagaaagacgtgaaggtgcttcaacaggaggtggaggagatcaatcgctctgctgataaagcagtggaggacagtgaggagatcttcactgagctgatcactttgatggagaaaagaaggtctgatgtgaagcagcagatcagatcccagcagaaagaggaagtgagtcgggctgaagaagctcaggagaagctgaagcaggagatcgctgagctgaggaggaaagacgctgagctggagcagctctcacacacagaggatcacatccattttctacagaattacccctcactctcatgtctcagtgaatctacagACTCACCCAGCAAcaacatccgtcctctgagctactttgaggatgtgactgcagctgtgtcagagctgagagagaaactacaggaccttcttagtgaggaatggtccaagatctcactgacagtgactggagtggatgttttactgccacaaccagagcccaagaccagagatgaattcttacaatattcatgtcacatcacactggatccaaacacagcacacacacgtctgtcattatctgaggagaacagaaaagcaacattaaaGGGAAAAGAAcagtcatatcccagtcacccagacagatttactaAATTGTGTCACGTCCTGagtagagagagtctgactggacattgttactgggaggtggagtggaaggGGGAAGTTTCAATAGCagtctcatatcaggatatcagcagaacagggaTCTGGGATGCATGTGTATTTGGACG ccctgtgtcctccagagtgggagtgtacctggatcacagagcaggtattctgtcTTTCTACagtgtctctgaaaccatgactctcctccacagagtccagaccacattcactcagcctctccatgctggagTCTGGCTTTATGATAACGGAgacactgcagagttttgtgagctcaagtag